A genomic stretch from Papio anubis isolate 15944 unplaced genomic scaffold, Panubis1.0 scaffold145, whole genome shotgun sequence includes:
- the LOC116272648 gene encoding LOW QUALITY PROTEIN: sialidase-3-like (The sequence of the model RefSeq protein was modified relative to this genomic sequence to represent the inferred CDS: inserted 2 bases in 2 codons; substituted 1 base at 1 genomic stop codon) gives MLWTSGPFCRVPSEARNLCSTLRLSGEILGGDTELQTNVRVWGCGTEERKRPLGTEVGPGLKLSWRGXRWCWSRAVVGTGLWAGGRGSAEGAGRXRARGGGQRLAPAATDYSLRPPXFVAITSFRQSTCSLLLGVCLRVLRLCCFSLSILLCLRLRSLGAGASPRLRRMRPGDLPPRPMEEPPASSSAPTETEEPGSSAEVMEEVTTCSFNSPLFRQEDDRGITYRIPALLYIPPTHTFLAFAEKRSTSRDEDALHLVLRRGLRIGHLVQWGPLKPLMEATLPGHRTMNPCPVWERKSGCVFLFFICVRGHVTERQQIVSGRNAARLCFICSQDAGCSWSEVRDLTEEVIGSELKHWATFAVGPGHGIQLQSGRLVIPAYTYYIPSWFFCFQLPCKTRPHSLMIYSDDLGVTWHHGRLIRPMVTVECEVAEVTGRAGHPVLYCSARTPNRCRAEALSTDHGEGFQRLALSQQLCEPPHGCQGSVVSFRPLEIPHRCQDSNSKDVPTIQQSSPGSSLRLEEEAGTPSESWLLYSHPTSRKRRVDLGIYLNQTPLEAACWSRPWILHCGPCGYSDLAALEEEGLFGCLFECGTKRECEQIAFRLFTDREILSHLQGHCTSPGRNPSQFKSN, from the exons ATGCTCTGGACCTCTGGTCCTTTTTGTAGGGTACCCTCTGAGGCCCGGAACCTTTGCTCAACTCTCAGGCTGTCCGGGGAAATTTTAGGCGGTGATACCGAGCTGCAGACCAATGTAAGAGTTTGGGGCTGTGGGACTGAAGAGAGGAAGCGACCGTTGGGAACTGAGGTGGGCCCAGGGCTTAAGCTGAGCTGGCGAGGGTAGAGGTGGTGCTGGTCCCGTGCGGTGGTGGGGACCGGGCtgtgggctggagggaggggcagCGCCGAGGGGGCGGGAC GGCGGGCTCGCGGAGGAGGCCAACGGTTGGCCCCAGCCGCCACTGACTACAGCCTGCGTCCTC CTTTCGTTGCCATTACCTCTTTCCGGCAGTCGACCTGCTCTTTGCTTCTCGGGGTTTGTCTCCGTGTCCTCCGTCTCTGCTGTTTCTCCCTCTCTATCCTCCTCTGTCTCCGTCTCCGCAGCCTTGGGGCCGGTGCCTCTCCCAGGCTTCGGCGAATGAGACCTGGGGACTTGCCCCCGCGCCCCATGGAAGAACCCCCGGCGTCCAGCTCTGCCCCGACAGAGACGGAGGAGCCGGGGTCCAGTGCAG AGGTCATGGAAGAAGTGACAACATGCTCCTTCAACAGCCCTCTGTTCCGGCAGGAAGATGACAGAGGGATTACCTACCGGATCCCAGCCCTGCTCTACATACCCCCCACCCACACCTTCCTGGCCTTTGCAGAGAAGCGTTCCACGAGCAGGGATGAGGATGCTCTCCACCTGGTGCTGAGGCGAGGGTTGAGGATTGGGCACTTGGTACAG TGGGGGCCCCTGAAGCCACTGATGGAAGCCACACTACCTGGGCATCGGACCATGAACCCCTGTCCTGTATGGGAACGGAAGAGTGGTTGTGTGTTCCTGTTCTTCATCTGTGTGCGGGGCCATGTCACAGAGCGTCAACAGATTGTATCAGGCAGGAATGCTGCCCGCCTTTGCTTCATCTGCAGTCAGGATGCTGGATGTTCATGGAGTGAGGTGAGGGACTTGACTGAGGAGGTCATTGGCTCAGAGCTGAAGCACTGGGCCACATTTGCTGTGGGCCCAGGTCATGGCATCCAGCTGCAGTCAGGGAGACTCGTCATCCCTGCATATACCTACTACATCCCTTCCTGGTTCTTTTGCTTCCAGCTACCATGTAAAACCAGGCCTCATTCTCTGATGATCTATAGTGATGACCTAGGGGTCACATGGCACCATGGGAGACTTATTAGGCCTATGGTTACAGTAGAATGCGAAGTGGCAGAGGTGACTGGGAGGGCTGGCCACCCTGTGCTATATTGCAGTGCCCGGACACCAAACAGGTGCCGGGCAGAGGCTCTCAGCACTGACCATGGTGAAGGCTTTCAGAGGCTGGCCCTGAGTCAACAGCTCTGTGAGCCCCCACATGGTTGCCAAGGGAGTGTGGTAAGTTTCCGGCCCCTGGAGATCCCGCATAGGTGCCAGGACTCTAATAGCAAAGATGTACCTACCATTCAGCAGAGCTCTCCAGGCAGttcactgaggctggaggaggaagcTGGAACACCGTCAGAATCATGGCTCTTGTACTCACACCCAACCAGTAGGAAACGGAGGGTTGACCTAGGTATCTATCTCAACCAGACCCCCTTGGAGGCTGCCTGCTGGTCCCGCCCCTGGATCTTGCACTGTGGGCCCTGTGGCTACTCTGATCTGGCTGCTCTGGAGGAGGAGGGCTTGTTTGGGTGTTTGTTTGAATGTGGGACCAAGCGAGAGTGTGAGCAGATTGCCTTCCGCCTGTTTACAGACCGGGAGATCCTGAGCCACCTGCAGGGGCACTGCACCAGCCCTGGTAGGAACCCGAGCCAATTCAAAAGCAATTAA